DNA sequence from the Armigeres subalbatus isolate Guangzhou_Male chromosome 1, GZ_Asu_2, whole genome shotgun sequence genome:
TGTAGACCCACTGGCCAAGTTGAACCGAGCATCACTACCCAAGTCGAATTTGTTCGCCAATGTAAAAGCAATTACCCAGAACACGGGATTTGTGTTCGGACAGAATGTCCACGAGAGAGTAACCGGCGACAATCTGCAGTCGGATTCCAGTTCAATGCCGACAGCCGGTTTATCATTCTCCAGCACTGCGGTCACGAACAATAGTACCGAATCGAAATCGTCGAATTCCTGTGCCGCAGGCGGTCAAGCCTCCGCAGTTGACACAGCAGGAAGTGGAACGACGGTGGCTGGGTCATCCGGAGCCAGCAAAGAGGGTGGAGATGAAAGCTTGGAGGAAGCGGCCCGTCGTTACGAGGAGAGCCGTGGAGCATTGAAAAGAAAGTTCGACGAAGTGGAGACGGTCACAGGAGAGGAGGACGAGCGAAATGTTGTGGAAGCAAACTGCAAGTTGTTTGCGTTCGCAAAAAGTAACTGGGAAGAACGAGGACACGGCACACTGCGTCTGAATGATAAGGACAATAAGGAATCGAGGGTTGTGTTCCGACAGGCTGGCAATCTGCGAGTGCTGATCAATACCAAGGTTAGGATTATTTCTCAGAAGGGTGATTCTAGAGAcagttacgattttttttacttgTTTTAGGTCTGGTCTGGCATGACTGCCGAACAGTCCAGTCCGAAAAGTTTACGTCTCACCGCCATGGACAACAATGGCCAGGTCAAGGTGTTCCTTGTGATGGTAAGTCTATACAACTAGccacttttcaaaatatatttttcgacCGTTTTTTACGTTTCTCGTAGACTCGCCCCGAGGTGATCGGAAAACTGCACAAAGAGCTCTTCAAGCGCATTCAGGTGGCGAAGGAAAATGCAGAGGACGCGCTACTGCGGGACGATGAAGCGGGTAAGGAGAACAACAACGACAATGCAGCTACCACCGCCACAACCAAACCGAGCGACTGCGAGGACGATTCGACGGCAGCGGATAGCGCCAGCAAGGAACCCGACTCAGATGGTCACTGTGCGAAGAAACGTCTCAACTCGTCGTCATAAGCCGGGAACCTTCCAGCAAGATATCTATTCTATCTATCCTCCTACCTACACGCAAAGTGGAACATCGGCGAGATGTTTTCAGCAATCAGCACTACCCAATTTGCGCATAGATTCTCGCCCGCTTACATTCACGGATATTTGATTGCACTTACTCCCAAAATTCGATATTCCATCCTTGAGTTCAAATGTTTAGATCTACGAATTCGAGTTgtcatcatttttcaaatttttaatgtgTACTAATTCAGATGCTGGGAACCGCGGGTGTGTCACCGAACACACTCGCTTTGCCCCACACAAACCGGTTCACGGTGATCTTAAAAACAGAATC
Encoded proteins:
- the LOC134204089 gene encoding ran-binding protein 3, with the protein product MANVGRDNMINEEQESSQSNSSNGSGAALQQQSSGGFQLKSSILRQPATFGSGAGAGGGFGGIFGGSSSGGSSAPINSFNLKPSVLKPSHFGGGFGAFGERKNDDQSQTKGNSFGANPFLKTQVSEEDGPEANAEDDKSDKEENVDPLAKLNRASLPKSNLFANVKAITQNTGFVFGQNVHERVTGDNLQSDSSSMPTAGLSFSSTAVTNNSTESKSSNSCAAGGQASAVDTAGSGTTVAGSSGASKEGGDESLEEAARRYEESRGALKRKFDEVETVTGEEDERNVVEANCKLFAFAKSNWEERGHGTLRLNDKDNKESRVVFRQAGNLRVLINTKVWSGMTAEQSSPKSLRLTAMDNNGQVKVFLVMTRPEVIGKLHKELFKRIQVAKENAEDALLRDDEAGKENNNDNAATTATTKPSDCEDDSTAADSASKEPDSDGHCAKKRLNSSS